A genomic window from Vagococcus sp. CY52-2 includes:
- the glmS gene encoding glutamine--fructose-6-phosphate transaminase (isomerizing) — protein MCGIVGVIGNNQAKDILLTGLEKLEYRGYDSAGIMVADDTEAYLVKAPGRVSELKALANNIPEGHIGIGHTRWATHGVPNTENAHPHQSTSGKFCLVHNGVIENYLELKNDYLTDIALKGDTDSEIVVELVDYFYRQGKTPFEAFKAALDKVEGSYAIALMDVEDSNTLYLAKNKSPLLIGLGENCHYVGSDAMAMINETNEFVEIKDGERIILTPGELTIFDRESNKLSRESFVADIDATDTEKGLYPHYMLKEIDEQPSVMRKLISEYLTEDGKTTIDEDIISHMASSDRIYIVGCGTSWHAGLVGKKIIEELTHIPVEVHLASEMGYDMPILSEKPFFIFLTQSGETADSRQVLVKVNELNLPSLTITNVKGSTLSREATYTLLLHAGPEIAVASTKAYTSQIAVMAYLAQSIGLKKGLEKASSIDLAHEMAIIASVMDSMISEKELIAGLSESLLGTTRNAFFIGRGLDYAVSMEAALKLKEISYIQAEGFAAGELKHGTIALIEEGTPVISIITDEKTASHTRGNAKEVESRGANVLTISLENVAHEGDELVLLPVHELLTPLVSVVPLQLLAYYASLQRGLDVDKPRNLAKSVTVE, from the coding sequence ATGTGTGGAATAGTTGGAGTAATCGGAAACAACCAAGCGAAAGATATCTTGTTAACAGGATTAGAAAAATTAGAATATAGAGGCTATGATTCAGCAGGAATTATGGTAGCGGATGATACAGAAGCTTACCTTGTTAAAGCACCAGGTCGTGTGAGTGAATTAAAAGCTTTGGCTAATAACATTCCTGAAGGCCATATTGGAATTGGTCATACACGTTGGGCAACGCATGGTGTACCAAATACAGAAAATGCACACCCACATCAATCAACAAGTGGAAAATTCTGTTTAGTACATAATGGCGTGATTGAAAATTATTTAGAGTTAAAAAATGATTATTTAACTGATATCGCCTTAAAAGGGGATACAGATAGTGAGATTGTCGTTGAATTGGTTGATTATTTTTATCGTCAAGGTAAAACGCCTTTTGAAGCATTTAAAGCAGCTTTAGACAAAGTAGAAGGTTCTTATGCGATTGCATTAATGGACGTAGAAGATAGCAACACACTATACCTTGCGAAAAATAAAAGCCCATTACTAATCGGACTTGGCGAAAATTGCCATTATGTTGGTAGTGATGCAATGGCCATGATTAATGAAACAAATGAATTTGTTGAAATTAAAGATGGTGAACGCATTATTTTAACACCAGGTGAGTTGACTATTTTTGATAGAGAGTCAAATAAATTATCACGTGAGTCTTTTGTGGCTGATATTGATGCAACAGACACTGAAAAAGGTTTATACCCTCATTACATGTTAAAAGAAATTGATGAGCAACCAAGTGTGATGAGAAAATTAATTTCTGAATATTTAACAGAAGATGGCAAGACAACAATTGATGAAGATATTATCTCTCATATGGCATCAAGTGATCGTATCTATATCGTTGGATGCGGTACAAGTTGGCATGCCGGTTTAGTTGGTAAAAAAATCATTGAAGAGTTAACGCATATTCCAGTTGAAGTACATTTAGCTAGTGAGATGGGCTATGATATGCCAATTTTATCAGAGAAGCCTTTCTTCATTTTCTTAACGCAAAGTGGTGAAACAGCTGATAGTCGTCAAGTATTGGTTAAAGTAAATGAATTGAATTTACCATCACTGACTATTACGAACGTAAAAGGTTCTACACTATCACGTGAAGCGACCTACACGTTATTATTACATGCCGGTCCAGAAATTGCCGTAGCATCAACAAAAGCTTATACGTCTCAAATTGCAGTTATGGCTTATTTAGCACAATCTATTGGATTAAAAAAAGGATTAGAAAAAGCGTCATCAATTGATTTAGCTCATGAGATGGCAATTATCGCCTCTGTAATGGATTCAATGATTAGTGAAAAAGAATTAATAGCTGGTCTTAGCGAGTCGCTCTTAGGAACAACACGCAATGCCTTCTTTATTGGTCGTGGATTAGATTATGCCGTATCGATGGAAGCAGCGCTTAAATTAAAAGAAATTTCTTATATTCAAGCAGAAGGATTTGCTGCTGGGGAATTAAAACATGGAACCATTGCCTTGATTGAAGAAGGCACACCAGTCATTTCGATTATCACAGATGAAAAAACAGCCAGTCATACACGCGGAAACGCAAAAGAAGTGGAAAGTCGTGGGGCAAATGTTTTAACAATCTCACTTGAAAATGTCGCACATGAAGGCGACGAACTCGTGTTGTTGCCAGTACATGAACTACTAA